A window of the Sabethes cyaneus chromosome 1, idSabCyanKW18_F2, whole genome shotgun sequence genome harbors these coding sequences:
- the LOC128746032 gene encoding uncharacterized protein LOC128746032, whose product MPVRGNKSKAKSNNAIQCGVVECFGGDNEIQSCAIQNVVDNAKAVSSDESREGHACKTCRGPDTEEMVQCDACDGWHHFACVGVSEEIANQSWSCTSCVTAKWVQRTKAASDGAPVHESVIDDRRSLRNLSIGKIVTSNRGNPVIPPVLLSTNQLTVSSSNQQPVPLDTVPAQMAPQYQLRGVSKPGVCINETSSKPTQSLKAPPIQERRTDPAPAYCQQNQRPSLPAVSLQVIDVEKALSEISISSSRKSAKDRAKLQLMRLQEERAFQLQQEEKAAQEYKLYLDNKYKILENLANDKASSRSSNVCGSRVEEWVRGTAPIAIDTAEAAAPERSRKHDDVFQQQREELEKQASTINRMREEQLEQGRLLREQQQQLSNWHAEVRSQPRNRISSHQEPGRFVPHALPQSTQLHPREPGVLRSTHENPTNDHNTFSVKSSSVDEYDQFQLSRSQIAARQAVSKDLPIFSGNPEEWPVFMSMYNRTTTMCGFTDDENIVRLQKSLKGKAYDAVKSRLMHSGNVSGILTTLKMLFGQPEVIIQSLIDKISSLPPIREDRLETLINFAVSVQNFCATVDACGMQEYIYNVTMLHQLVGKLPSSLKLTWAQHRLTLKNVNLASFGQWIYTLAEAASVVVFPPTVRGMQSTHNEARGSRKGNAYLGAHSETFHPQENYESDTEEPSTVAATSLREACPVCKGSCKSADKCQRFLELSRESKWAVIREFGYCRTCLRIHRGVCKAKPCGKNGCTYRHHALLHNDSRQKIAGIPERTQSPLPGTSRSDCNTHQATGSSALFRYLPVTLYGTKKAIRTFAFLDEGSALTLLDQDLANELCLEGSTRPLCLRWTGGTERHEANSRVCNLQIAGIDKESKQFQLDEVRTVEELLLPQQTLDISELSQLYPHLRNLPIESYSNARPRILIGMKHAQLILMLKCREGRMGQPIAIKTRLGWTVCGGWSTANDASLHHYTFHVCQCSDGFDENLHQAMKDYFALDSLGVTKSEKLSLSTEDKRAMLLLESLTRLKEDRYECGLLWRYDDTRLPDSRSMALRRFVCLKKRLEKDSDLAKTLQDKIIDYEAKGYIRKLTEEEIMQRVPRRWYLPVFPVTNPNKPGKVRIVWDAAASAHGTSLNSALITGPDLLGSLFAILLNFRRRSVGLTGDIREMFHQIMIRLEDQPSQCFYWQDSHEDTVVYVMRVMTFGACCSPTTAQFVKNTNAERFAYDYPAAYEAITKSHYVDDMLVSVDTEEQAIQLAKDVEHVHAEGGFEIRNWISNSSKVLASLKGSEADEKCLDLSSELATEKVLGMWWNTRDDVFTYKIGWHRYDTALLAGQRRPTKREVLRVLMSIFDPLGLISHVLSYLKILLQQIWRSGVQWDEPINEDSFHKWLTWLKVLPLVEQLRIPRCYNKLYSMDDADEIQLHTMVDASENAMAAVCYLRFLKDDIFNCSIVAAKTRVAPLKFVSIPRMELEAARLGARLSLTVAESLCIRGFKKFYWTDSKNVLSWINSDHRRYNQYVGHRVSEILEISERCEWRWVPGKLNPADDATKWTSLPDLSSDHRWFKGAEFLQLLEENWPKSSCCNEATENELRSCFLACHTHPISVLSFIDFSSWKRLIRVVAQVHRFADNCRRRRAGKCATTGTLTTDELLNAEQSLIRLAQREMYPNEIAALQGSNRDAGTSAKVIPKSSSLYQLTPWLDERGIMRMRTRIAACHYATEDAKQPILLHKKHHITSLIVNHYHQKYHHQNHETVINEIRQKFRIPQLRACYNQVRRSCQRCKNYSTIPRPPYMADLPPARLAAFSRPFTHVGVDYFGPIEVAVGRRVEKRWGILATCLTVRAIHIEVVYSLSTSSCIIAIQNFIARRGAPQKIYSDRGTNFVGANRELRRISETINQHELMKEFADSGIEWVFNPPLSPHMGGSWERLIRTVKSNLMVVCRSKRPSDEVLHNLLVQVENIVNSRPLTHVPIDEDSAPALTPNDFLLGSSNGSKPLTTLDDSGATLKMNWCTSQILANQYWKRRCSGDCGQQNAPQLLAQGENH is encoded by the exons ATGCCGGTACGTGGTAATAAATCAAAAGCGAAAAGTAATAACGCGATACAATGTGGTGTGGTTGAATGTTTTGGTGGTGATAATGAGATTCAGAGTTGTGCGATACAAAATGTTGTTGATAACGCTAAGGCAGTGTCATCGGATGAATCACGTGAGGGACATGCTTGTAAGACGTGTCGCGGGCCGGATACTGAAGAGATGGTCCAGTGCGACGCGTGTGACGGCTGGCATCACTTTGCTTGTGTAGGTGTATCAGAAGAAATAGCCAATCAGAGCTGGAGCTGCACAAGCTGCGTTACGGCAAAATGGGTTCAGCGAACTAAGGCAGCTTCTGATGGAGCACCAGTACATGAAAGCGTAATCGATGATCGAAGATCACTGCGCAACCTAAGCATCGGGAAGATCGTTACCAGTAACCGTGGAAATCCAGTTATTCCTCCGGTTCTGCTGTCAACAAATCAGTTGACAGTTTCGTCATCTAACCAACAGCCAGTTCCGCTGGATACAGTGCCTGCACAAATGGCACCGCAGTATCAACTGAGAGGTGTAAGCAAACCAGGAGTTTGTATAAACGAAACGTCATCAAAGCCAACCCAGTCGTTGAAGGCTCCCCCAATCCAAGAGCGACGGACAGATCCAGCCCCAGCGTACTGTCAGCAGAATCAAAGGCCTTCATTGCCGGCTGTAAGTCTGCAAGTGATCGATGTAGAGAAAGCTCTCTCAGAGATCTCTATATCCTCATCGCGAAAGTCTGCAAAGGATCGTGCAAAGCTCCAGCTCATGAGGCTACAGGAAGAACGAGCATTTCAGTTACAGCAAGAGGAAAAGGCAGCGCAAGAGTATAAGTTGTACTTAGACAATAAATACAAAATCCTTGAGAACCTGGCGAACGATAAAGCATCGAGTCGAAGTTCAAATGTATGCGGTAGCCGAGTAGAAGAGTGGGTCCGAGGCACTGCTCCTATAGCCATAGATACAGCTGAAGCCGCCGCTCCAGAACGATCTCGGAAGCACGACGACGTATTTCAGCAGCAACGGGAGGAATTGGAAAAGCAAGCAAGTACAATCAATCGAATGCGGGAAGAGCAGTTGGAACAAGGTAGGCTTCTACGCGAGCAGCAACAGCAGTTATCGAATTGGCATGCAGAAGTAAGGTCGCAACCGCGAAATCGAATTTCTTCTCACCAGGAGCCTGGACGATTCGTTCCACACGCTCTACCACAGTCAACACAGCTCCACCCGAGAGAGCCTGGTGTGTTGCGTAGCACGCACGAGAACCCGACCAACGACCATAACACTTTCTCAGTAAAATCATCGTCAGTGGACGAGTACGATCAGTTCCAGCTGTCACGTTCTCAAATTGCTGCCCGACAGGCAGTTTCCAAAGACCTGCCTATATTTTCTGGGAATCCTGAGGAGTGGCCAGTTTTTATGTCGATGTACAATCGCACCACCACAATGTGCGGATTTACAGACGATGAGAACATAGTTCGGCTGCAAAAGAGTTTGAAGGGCAAGGCCTACGACGCTGTAAAGAGTCGATTGATGCATTCCGGAAATGTTTCAGGGATACTAACTAccttgaaaatgttatttggacAACCCGAGGTAATCATACAGTCGTTGATCGATAAAATAAGCTCACTGCCGCCGATCCGAGAAGACAGGTTGGAAACGCTAATAAACTTTGCTGTGAGTGTTCAAAACTTTTGTGCAACCGTAGATGCATGTGGAATGCAGGAATACATCTATAACGTTACCATGCTCCACCAGCTCGTCGGAAAGCTACCATCGTCGCTGAAACTAACCTGGGCTCAGCATCGTCTCACACTAAAAAATGTCAACCTTGCATCCTTTGGACAGTGGATCTACACCTTGGCGGAGGCAGCTAGTGTCGTCGTTTTCCCACCTACGGTACGAGGAATGCAATCCACTCATAATGAAGCTCGTGGATCAAGGAAAGGAAACGCATACCTTGGCGCGCATTCTGAAACATTTCATCCTCAAGAAAACTACGAAAGCGATACGGAAGAACCATCAACGGTGGCAGCAACGTCACTCAGAGAAGCCTGTCCAGTTTGTAAAGGAAGCTGCAAGTCTGCTGACAAGTGTCAACGCTTTTTAGAGCTCTCTAGGGAATCGAAATGGGCAGTCATAAGAGAATTTGGATATTGCCGAACATGCCTGCGAATTCATAGAGGAGTTTGTAAAGCAAAACCATGTGGCAAAAATGGATGCACTTACAGGCACCACGCACTGCTACACAATGATTCCAGACAAAAAATAGCAGGGATTCCTGAACGCACACAATCTCCACTACCCGGTACTAGCCGTTCCGACTGCAACACTCATCAAGCAACAGGAAGCTCTGCACTATTCCGTTACCTTCCTGTAACACTTTATGGAACAAAAAAGGCGATTCGCACATTTGCATTCCTGGATGAGGGATCCGCGCTTACGTTGCTCGATCAGGATCTCGCAAATGAGTTGTGTCTTGAAGGTTCAACACGACCGTTGTGCCTTCGATGGACCGGAGGAACTGAAAGACATGAAGCTAACTCACGCGTTTGCAACCTCCAAATTGCCGGAATCGACaaggaaagtaaacaatttcaaCTAGACGAAGTTAGAACTGTTGAGGAGCTGTTATTGCCACAGCAGACGCTAGACATATCTGAACTGTCACAGCTGTATCCGCATTTGCGGAATTTGCCGATTGAATCATACAGCAATGCTCGCCCTCGTATTTTAATCGGCATGAAACATGCTCAACTCATTCTAATGCTTAAGTGTCGAGAAGGTAGAATGGGTCAACCAATCGCTATAAAGACGCGTTTAGGATGGACCGTATGTGGGGGATGGAGCACAGCAAACGACGCTAGCCTACACCATTACACCTTTCATGTCTGTCAATGCAGTGATGGGTTCGACGAGAATCTACATCAGGCAATGAAGGATTACTTCGCTCTGGATAGTCTTGGAGTGACGAAGTCGGAAAAGCTATCCCTGTCGACCGAAGATAAACGCGCGATGCTTCTACTTGAATCGCTTACCCGTTTAAAAGAGGATCGATACGAGTGCGGTTTGCTCTGGAGATACGACGATACCCGTCTCCCTGACAGCCGATCAATGGCACTGCGGCGATTCGTATGTCTTAAGAAACGACTCGAGAAAGACTCTGACCTAGCAAAAACGCTCCAGGATAAGATAATCGATTACGAGGCGAAAGGCTATATTCGTAAGCTCACCGAAGAAGAAATTATGCAGCGAGTGCCGCGACGTTGGTATTTGCCGGTTTTTCCCGTGACGAACCCGAACAAACCTGGCAAGGTTCGGATAGTTTGGGATGCTGCGGCTAGCGCTCACGGCACGTCATTGAACTCCGCCTTAATAACAGGACCGGATCTGCTGGGCTCTCTGTTTGCAATCTTACTCAACTTTCGAAGACGTAGTGTCGGGCTCACAGGAGACATCCGTGAGATGTTTCACCAGATAATGATTCGGCTGGAGGACCAACCGAGCCAGTGTTTCTACTGGCAAGATAGTCATGAAGATACAGTAGTGTACGTTATGCGGGTTATGACATTTGGGGCTTGCTGCTCCCCCACCACAGCACAGTTTGTGAAGAACACCAACGCTGAACGATTTGCATACGACTACCCAGCAGCATACGAAGCCATTACGAAATCTCACTACGTCGATGACATGCTCGTAAGTGTTGATACAGAAGAGCAAGCTATTCAGTTAGCCAAAGACGTTGAGCATGTCCATGCGGAAGGTGGATTCGAGATTAGAAATTGGATAAGCAACTCAAGCAAAGTGCTGGCGTCGCTAAAAGGATCGGAGGCCGATGAAAAATGCCTTGATTTATCCTCCGAGCTAGCGACGGAAAAAGTTTTGGGAATGTGGTGGAACACGCGTGACGATGTGTTTACATATAAAATCGGATGGCACCGCTACGATACGGCTCTGTTAGCCGGGCAACGTCGTCCCACGAAGCGGGAGGTACTGCGCGTGCTCATGTCGATTTTTGACCCACTTGGACTGATTTCTCACGTTCTCTCGTACTTGAAGATTCTCCTACAGCAAATCTGGCGTTCTGGCGTTCAATGGGACGAGCCCATCAACGAAGACTCATTCCACAAATGGCTAACTTGGCTAAAGGTTCTGCCGCTCGTTGAACAATTACGAATACCTCGGTGCTATAACAAGTTATACTCAATGGACGATGCAGACGAAATACAGTTGCATACGATGGTGGACGCCAGTGAAAATGCAATGGCTGCTGTTTGCTATCTCCGTTTTCTTAAAGATGACATCTTCAACTGTTCTATTGTAGCCGCCAAAACAAGAGTTGCTCCACTAAAATTTGTATCAATTCCAAGAATGGAACTGGAAGCTGCACGCCTTGGTGCGCGTCTATCTCTCACGGTAGCAGAATCGCTATGTATTCGAGGCTTCAAAAAGTTTTACTGGACAGATTCTAAAAATGTCCTCTCTTGGATCAACTCAGACCATCGTCGATACAACCAATATGTTGGTCATCGTGTCAGTGAGATTCTGGAGATCTCGGAAAGGTGTGAATGGCGATGGGTTCCTGGAAAACTTAACCCTGCGGACGACGCTACCAAATGGACTAGTTTACCAGATTTGTCATCCGACCACAGGTGGTTCAAGGGAGCCGAATTTCTTCAGTTATTGGAAGAAAATTGGCCTAAGTCGTCATGTTGTAACGAGGCGACCGAGAATGAGCTACGATCTTGCTTCCTTGCATGCCACACTCATCCGATATCAGTTCTTTCGTTTATTGATTTCTCAAGCTGGAAAAGACTTATTAGAGTCGTAGCACAGGTTCACCGATTTGCGGACAACTGTCGTCGTAGGCGAGCTGGGAAGTGCGCCACCACAGGTACGCTTACAACCGACGAATTGTTAAATGCTGAACAATCGCTGATCCGGCTTGCGCAACGGGAAATGTACCCTAACGAAATTGCAGCTCTTCAAGGTTCAAATCGTGATGCCGGAACCTCTGCCAAAGTCATTCCCAAAAGCAGTTCACTCTACCAATTAACGCCTTGGCTAGACGAACGAGGAATTATGCGTATGCGCACTCGCATTGCGGCATGCCACTATGCCACCGAAGACGCAAAGCAGCCGATCCTTCTTCATAAAAAACACCACATCACTAGCCTTATTGTAAACCATTATCACCAAAAGTATCACCACCAAAACCACGAAACGGTAATAAATGAGATTAGGCAAAAATTTCGCATACCACAGTTACGAGCATGTTATAACCAGGTACGAAGGTCCTGTCAAAGATGTAAGAACTATAGTACAATACCAAGGCCACCGTACATGGCTGATCTCCCGCCGGCACGCTTGGCTGCGTTTTCACGACCCTTTACACACGTGGGCGTGGATTATTTTGGGCCCATCGAAGTTGCTGTTGGAAGAAGAGTGGAGAAGCGGTGGGGCATACTAGCCACCTGTTTAACTGTACGAGCGATTCATATCGAGGTCGTATACTCACTTAGTACAAGCTCGTGCATCATAgccattcaaaattttattgcacGTCGCGGCGCTCCGCAGAAAATCTACAGTGACCGCGGTACCAATTTTGTGGGGGCGAATCGAGAATTACGGCGGATTTCGGAAACCATCAATCAGCACGAACTTATGAAGGAGTTTGCCGATTCCggaatcgaatgggtattcaaccCACCTCTTTCACCCCACATGGGCGGCAGCTGGGAACGGCTAATCCGGACCGTTAAAAGTAATCTGATGGTAGTTTGTCGATCTAAGAGGCCATCTGACGAGGTGCTCCACAATCTACTGGTACAGGTGGAGAATATAGTTAATTCACGCCCGTTAACTCACGTGCCGATTGACGAAGATTCGGCCCCAGCTCTAACACCGAACGATTTTTTGCTAGGTTCGTCCAACGGATCGAAACCACTTACTACCCTAGACGATAGTGGTGCGACCCTTAAAATGAACTGGTGTACTTCGCAAATCCTAGCAAATCAGTACTGGAAGCG GAGATGTAGTGGTGATTGCGGACAACAAAATGCCCCGCAATTGTTGGCCCAAGGGGAAAATCATTAG